The following are encoded together in the Scytonema millei VB511283 genome:
- the mutL gene encoding DNA mismatch repair endonuclease MutL codes for MTPGILPLPTEVVHLIAAGEVIDSLAAVVRELAENSLDAGATRIVIYLYPQQWRVRIADNGCGMDLENLQACATAHSTSKIRNCEDLWQVTSLGFRGEALHSLAQLAELEIFSRAAEAGEGWRVKYCDRGEAIETETVAIAPGTVVTVSNLFATWAERRQGMPSLSQQIRAIQNTIQQIALCHPHVTWQVWQDDREWFTLSPGATTQHLIPQMLRQVSLNDLQYLKVEVPTPFEGAGSASVQGAGGKRAEETTQNSKFILNSAFRIPNSHHSFLQLVLGLPDRCHRHRSDWVRVAVNGRMVKFAELEQTIFSAMARTLPRDRYPVCFLHLRVAPWQIDWNRQPAKTEIYLHHLSHWQEHTTGAIEQILRLNSNSVSDSAHHTRVTQLIKVAEEKGVYGTSRAIAENGSREKRAEEAEGAEGAEGATTNYQLPTTNYHYLKAIAQVHNMYILVEHPGGMWLVEQHIAHERVLYEQLCDRWQLIPLEPPVILNHLSLAQIAQLQRLNLEVEPFGDRLWAVRSAPAMLVQRDDCADALVELSLGGDLQAAQVATACRCAIRNGTPLSLEEMQTLLNQWQRTRNPRTCPHGRPIYLSLEESTLSRFFRRHWVIGKSHGI; via the coding sequence ATGACACCTGGGATTTTACCTTTACCTACTGAAGTCGTGCATCTCATTGCTGCTGGAGAAGTCATTGATTCTCTGGCTGCTGTCGTGCGGGAACTGGCAGAAAACTCCTTGGATGCTGGAGCAACGCGAATAGTTATTTACCTTTATCCGCAACAGTGGCGCGTTCGCATTGCCGATAATGGTTGTGGCATGGATTTGGAGAATTTACAAGCGTGTGCTACTGCCCATAGCACCAGCAAAATACGCAATTGTGAAGATTTGTGGCAGGTTACAAGTTTGGGGTTTCGTGGCGAGGCGTTGCATAGTCTGGCTCAACTTGCTGAATTAGAAATTTTCAGCCGTGCTGCCGAGGCTGGCGAGGGATGGCGCGTGAAATACTGCGATCGCGGCGAAGCGATAGAGACAGAAACAGTGGCGATCGCTCCTGGTACAGTCGTCACCGTCTCCAATTTATTCGCAACTTGGGCAGAACGCCGTCAGGGAATGCCTTCTCTCAGTCAACAAATCAGAGCGATCCAAAATACAATTCAGCAAATTGCCCTGTGTCATCCTCACGTCACCTGGCAAGTCTGGCAAGACGATCGCGAGTGGTTTACCCTCTCCCCTGGAGCTACTACCCAGCACTTAATACCACAAATGCTGCGCCAAGTCAGTTTGAACGATTTGCAGTATCTTAAGGTTGAAGTGCCGACTCCTTTTGAGGGAGCAGGGAGCGCTTCGGTGCAGGGAGCAGGGGGGAAGAGAGCTGAGGAAACAACTCAAAATTCAAAATTCATTCTGAATTCTGCATTCCGAATTCCGAATTCTCACCACTCATTTCTTCAATTGGTTTTGGGTTTACCGGATCGCTGTCATCGTCATCGTTCAGATTGGGTGAGGGTGGCGGTGAACGGTAGAATGGTGAAGTTTGCAGAATTGGAACAAACGATCTTTTCAGCGATGGCACGGACTTTACCCCGCGATCGCTATCCAGTTTGTTTTCTCCATTTGCGAGTTGCGCCGTGGCAGATCGATTGGAACCGTCAGCCAGCGAAAACCGAAATTTACCTACATCATCTGAGTCATTGGCAAGAACACACGACAGGCGCTATAGAACAAATACTGCGCCTCAATAGTAACAGCGTGTCTGACTCGGCTCATCATACACGAGTCACTCAACTGATTAAAGTCGCGGAAGAAAAAGGCGTATATGGTACGAGTCGGGCGATCGCAGAAAACGGGAGTCGGGAAAAGAGAGCTGAGGAGGCTGAGGGAGCTGAGGGAGCTGAGGGAGCAACTACCAACTACCAACTACCAACTACCAATTACCATTATCTCAAAGCGATCGCCCAGGTACACAATATGTATATTTTGGTAGAACATCCTGGTGGTATGTGGTTGGTAGAACAGCACATCGCCCACGAGCGAGTCTTGTACGAGCAACTCTGCGATCGCTGGCAACTCATCCCCCTAGAACCGCCAGTAATTCTGAATCATCTGTCGCTGGCTCAAATAGCTCAATTGCAACGGTTGAACTTAGAAGTCGAACCGTTTGGCGATCGCTTGTGGGCAGTCCGCAGCGCCCCGGCAATGCTAGTACAGCGCGATGACTGCGCCGATGCTTTAGTAGAATTAAGCTTGGGTGGAGACTTACAAGCGGCTCAAGTAGCGACTGCTTGTCGCTGTGCCATCCGTAACGGTACGCCTTTGAGTTTAGAAGAAATGCAAACGCTACTCAACCAGTGGCAGCGCACCCGTAACCCCCGCACCTGTCCCCACGGTCGTCCGATTTATTTATCCTTAGAAGAATCGACTTTATCGCGTTTTTTCCGCCGTCATTGGGTCATCGGCAAAAGCCACGGAATTTAA
- a CDS encoding TetR/AcrR family transcriptional regulator, with the protein MAINSQKNARMRRKPQQARSQERVDRILHVAEQMFIESGYQDTTTRAIASRAEIPVGSLYQFFPDKAAILKALAAKYIEQERQIFADLHTEEAIALPLSVYVERVLDTYDRFYSNNPGYRIVFEQLLKAMPEVPLSMYEEMEIPLTAELQKFLARRKPSLDPAQCELIATISVEVVGTLQWLSLHRNEAFRSKVIGETKKLILSYLKLYLDE; encoded by the coding sequence ATGGCAATAAATTCTCAAAAAAATGCTCGAATGCGGCGAAAACCCCAGCAGGCGCGGAGTCAAGAGCGAGTCGATCGCATATTGCATGTAGCAGAGCAGATGTTTATTGAATCAGGGTATCAGGATACAACCACAAGAGCGATCGCTTCCCGTGCTGAAATTCCTGTAGGTTCGCTGTATCAGTTCTTTCCCGACAAAGCTGCAATTTTGAAAGCATTAGCAGCAAAATACATAGAACAGGAACGACAGATATTTGCCGACTTGCATACTGAAGAGGCGATCGCATTACCATTATCTGTATATGTAGAAAGAGTTCTCGACACATACGATCGCTTTTATAGTAACAATCCTGGTTATCGAATTGTCTTCGAGCAGTTATTGAAGGCAATGCCAGAAGTTCCACTTTCGATGTATGAAGAGATGGAAATACCCCTTACCGCTGAGTTGCAAAAATTTCTAGCGCGGAGAAAACCAAGTTTAGATCCGGCGCAGTGCGAGTTAATTGCCACTATTTCTGTAGAAGTTGTTGGGACTTTGCAGTGGCTATCTTTGCATCGAAATGAGGCATTCCGTAGTAAGGTTATAGGCGAGACCAAGAAATTGATCTTGAGCTATTTAAAGTTATATTTAGATGAATAA
- a CDS encoding carbon dioxide-concentrating mechanism protein CcmK gives MPAAVGVIETLGFPAVLAAADAMVKAGEVTLVYYGIAEKGEFLVAVRGKVAEVNRSVEAGIAAAKEVFGAQVIAHYIIPNPTENIETVLPIQYTQKVEQFRTF, from the coding sequence GTGCCAGCAGCAGTAGGAGTCATTGAAACTTTGGGTTTTCCAGCAGTGCTAGCCGCAGCAGATGCAATGGTGAAAGCAGGCGAAGTCACCCTCGTTTACTATGGGATTGCCGAAAAAGGAGAGTTTTTAGTCGCGGTTCGCGGTAAAGTAGCAGAGGTAAATCGATCTGTAGAAGCAGGAATTGCAGCTGCAAAAGAAGTGTTTGGCGCTCAAGTCATCGCTCACTACATCATTCCTAACCCGACAGAAAACATAGAAACGGTATTACCAATTCAATACACTCAAAAAGTGGAGCAGTTCCGAACGTTTTAA
- a CDS encoding GNAT family N-acetyltransferase — MMIIRAEAVEDYTNIFKANKLAFGREDEARLVDNVRQLANFNPKLSLVAIAGDRLVGHILFSEIAIASPQGEFTALALAPLAVLPQFQNQGVGSQLVRAGLKQCQILGYKIVIVLGHPIFYSRFGFVPAINKGLRSPFSVPDEVFMVLELVPEALTGISGMVKYSSPFDHV; from the coding sequence ATGATGATAATTCGTGCTGAAGCTGTTGAAGATTATACTAATATTTTTAAGGCAAATAAACTTGCATTTGGGCGAGAAGATGAAGCAAGATTGGTTGATAATGTTCGTCAATTAGCTAATTTTAACCCCAAGTTATCTTTAGTAGCAATTGCAGGCGATCGCCTTGTCGGGCATATTTTATTTAGCGAAATTGCGATCGCCAGTCCTCAAGGTGAGTTTACAGCATTGGCTTTGGCTCCATTAGCGGTTCTGCCTCAGTTTCAAAATCAAGGTGTCGGTTCTCAACTGGTGAGAGCAGGATTGAAACAGTGTCAGATTTTAGGATACAAAATTGTGATAGTTCTGGGTCATCCAATCTTCTACAGTCGCTTTGGTTTTGTACCTGCGATAAATAAAGGATTGCGATCGCCTTTTTCAGTTCCAGATGAGGTATTTATGGTACTGGAACTCGTACCTGAGGCATTAACTGGAATTAGCGGTATGGTGAAGTATTCATCTCCATTCGACCATGTTTAA
- a CDS encoding phytoene desaturase family protein produces MESFDFVIMGAGLGGLSAAACLTRQGYRVAVLEQHYLAGGCCHTFDYGEYRFCADVHYISQCGSGQAIAQFLNYIERDVPFVSLNPDCIDRVIAPEIDFKIPLGWENLRQRLLSTFLEQATPINRYCDEIKQVHQEIRSLVQEVRWYNRHLSDWLKLPKYWNLFVRRNWTLQDLYNHVGLSPALQTILAGQSGDYALPPEEIALFTHTSLVWDYSEGAYYPQHHFKHLVDEIVAAITSGGSVVQFSTPVEYIEVEDRQVQKVIAGGRTYQATRAYISDLDPKLTLQLMRETVEELSNRERQRLTGYEYSASAFNIYLGLDSRFEPEKYGIGNWNIWYYPNGDLNQAYRQQLLGDLHHPWIFLSCPTMKSPAGGMAPLGHHVLEIATVCPYEPFKQLHSTDLKAYKAKKRQFYQEMMTSVRDLIPDVNAYTRMKISGTPTTSEYYLGQPQGNIYGAKLIPKQVGLNRLGYTTELPNLFFVGASAGYPSVPGVIGNGMDVVELITGQSVWNRANASELLIKR; encoded by the coding sequence ATGGAAAGCTTCGATTTTGTCATTATGGGAGCTGGACTAGGAGGACTGTCAGCTGCCGCTTGTTTGACTCGACAAGGATATCGAGTAGCAGTTTTAGAGCAGCATTACTTAGCGGGAGGATGCTGTCATACATTTGATTATGGGGAATATAGATTTTGTGCGGACGTTCACTATATTTCTCAGTGTGGATCGGGTCAGGCGATCGCGCAATTTCTCAATTACATCGAGCGGGATGTCCCCTTTGTTTCCCTCAACCCTGATTGCATCGATCGCGTCATTGCTCCAGAAATTGACTTTAAAATTCCTCTAGGTTGGGAAAATTTGCGTCAGCGTTTGCTCTCAACTTTTCTAGAGCAAGCCACGCCAATTAATCGCTATTGTGACGAGATTAAGCAAGTACACCAAGAGATTCGCAGCCTAGTTCAAGAAGTCCGCTGGTACAATCGCCATCTCTCAGATTGGCTGAAGTTACCCAAGTATTGGAATTTATTTGTGAGGCGAAATTGGACGCTACAAGATCTCTACAATCATGTTGGTTTGTCACCTGCACTGCAAACGATATTAGCAGGACAGAGCGGAGACTATGCTTTGCCACCCGAGGAAATTGCGCTGTTTACTCATACTTCTTTAGTATGGGATTACTCGGAAGGAGCCTATTACCCTCAGCATCACTTCAAACACTTGGTTGATGAGATTGTTGCAGCCATTACCTCTGGTGGTAGCGTCGTGCAATTTTCAACTCCCGTAGAATATATCGAAGTTGAAGACCGTCAAGTCCAAAAAGTCATTGCTGGAGGTAGAACTTATCAGGCTACTCGTGCTTATATCAGCGACCTAGACCCCAAGTTAACTTTACAGTTAATGCGGGAAACTGTCGAAGAATTAAGTAACCGGGAGCGTCAACGCCTGACTGGTTACGAATATTCTGCTAGTGCTTTTAATATTTATTTAGGTTTAGATAGCCGCTTCGAGCCAGAAAAATATGGGATTGGCAATTGGAATATTTGGTATTATCCCAATGGCGATTTAAATCAAGCCTATCGCCAACAATTGCTGGGTGACTTACACCATCCTTGGATTTTTCTTTCTTGTCCTACGATGAAATCTCCAGCAGGTGGTATGGCTCCGCTAGGACATCACGTATTAGAAATTGCTACTGTGTGTCCCTACGAACCGTTTAAACAGTTGCACTCAACAGATCTTAAAGCTTATAAGGCGAAAAAACGGCAATTTTATCAAGAAATGATGACAAGCGTGCGAGATTTAATTCCTGATGTAAATGCTTATACTCGGATGAAGATTTCTGGAACTCCCACTACCAGCGAATACTATCTCGGACAACCACAGGGAAACATTTACGGTGCGAAGTTAATCCCCAAGCAAGTCGGTTTAAATCGTTTGGGATATACAACTGAATTGCCAAATCTTTTCTTCGTCGGTGCTAGTGCTGGATATCCCAGTGTCCCAGGTGTCATTGGCAATGGTATGGATGTGGTTGAATTAATTACAGGTCAATCGGTCTGGAATCGAGCTAACGCTTCTGAACTATTAATTAAAAGATAG
- a CDS encoding rhodanese-like domain-containing protein: MSNNPLGGVIPPQPPIDAQSNAHALKSRLEWGEPAFTVIDVRNREAFNDGHIMGAMTMPIEQLVERAKPALATTRDIYLYGETDEQTAEAAQQLRNAGFEHVSELKGGLPAWKAIGGPTEGIVESQTPPGADDYNVVARVQNHLETQQKDV, translated from the coding sequence ATGAGTAACAATCCTTTAGGGGGTGTGATTCCGCCACAACCACCTATTGATGCTCAATCAAATGCTCACGCGCTAAAATCTCGTTTAGAATGGGGCGAACCTGCTTTCACAGTTATTGACGTGCGTAACCGCGAGGCTTTCAACGACGGTCATATCATGGGTGCTATGACAATGCCAATAGAACAATTGGTAGAGCGAGCAAAGCCTGCTTTGGCTACAACTAGAGACATATATCTATATGGCGAAACCGACGAGCAAACGGCTGAGGCAGCTCAACAACTTCGCAACGCAGGGTTCGAGCATGTGTCAGAACTCAAAGGTGGATTACCAGCATGGAAGGCGATTGGTGGTCCAACAGAAGGTATAGTCGAATCGCAAACCCCTCCTGGTGCTGATGATTATAATGTTGTTGCCCGCGTGCAAAATCATCTAGAAACTCAACAAAAAGACGTGTAA
- a CDS encoding cytochrome P450 — MFLPQGPKTPPLVQLIQWIANPFALMESCAQRYGDWFTLKVGLNYRPLVYVNSPQLLQEILTNDTYKQFDAPGEMNEILTPLLGNSGVMMQSGDRHRRHRQLMVPPFHGDRMKAYGDIITEITQQVISRWNPNQPFSMRDSMQAISFNVILQAVFGLREGESYQQIEKLLYDMLELTNSPLKASQLFFPFLQRDLGAWSPWRKFLRQKQHLNQILQTEIEARRANPDPARTDILSLLMAARDEAGEPMKDEELRDELITLLVAGHETTATALTWALYWIHKLPEVRQKLLAELDSLGDTPDHNAIVRLPYLNAVCSETLRIYPIGMLTFPRVVRSPVTLLGQQLEPGTVLVGSIYLAHHRPDLYPEPKQFKPERFLERQFSPYEYLPFGGGVRRCIGAAFALFEMKLVLATILSNLELSLANNRPVRPMRRGLVSAPTRVEMVMTGRRKRAEGAEGAEEAEGEKRSQYTGKNSLTTNY, encoded by the coding sequence ATGTTCCTACCCCAAGGTCCAAAAACTCCACCGCTCGTTCAACTGATACAGTGGATTGCTAATCCCTTTGCTTTAATGGAGTCTTGCGCTCAACGTTATGGTGACTGGTTTACCCTCAAGGTAGGTTTAAATTATCGTCCCCTTGTTTACGTCAACAGTCCCCAACTGTTACAGGAAATATTAACCAACGATACTTACAAGCAGTTCGATGCACCTGGAGAAATGAACGAAATTCTGACTCCATTATTAGGAAATTCTGGAGTCATGATGCAAAGTGGCGATCGCCACCGCCGCCATCGCCAACTGATGGTTCCTCCTTTTCATGGCGATCGAATGAAGGCATACGGTGACATCATTACCGAGATTACCCAACAAGTTATCAGCCGATGGAACCCGAATCAGCCTTTCTCCATGCGTGATTCCATGCAAGCCATTTCCTTCAACGTCATTTTGCAGGCTGTTTTCGGCTTGAGAGAAGGAGAATCCTATCAACAGATTGAAAAACTCCTCTACGATATGCTGGAGTTAACGAACTCGCCCCTCAAAGCCAGCCAACTATTCTTTCCCTTCTTACAACGAGATCTTGGTGCGTGGAGTCCGTGGCGGAAGTTTTTACGTCAAAAACAGCACCTCAACCAAATCCTCCAAACTGAAATAGAAGCACGTCGCGCCAACCCCGATCCCGCGCGTACCGATATCCTTAGCTTACTAATGGCGGCGCGGGATGAAGCCGGAGAACCAATGAAAGATGAGGAATTACGCGATGAGTTGATAACTTTGCTAGTTGCAGGTCACGAAACCACGGCTACAGCTTTGACATGGGCATTATATTGGATTCACAAACTGCCTGAAGTCCGGCAAAAGTTGCTGGCAGAACTCGATAGTCTAGGCGATACACCAGACCATAACGCGATCGTGCGACTACCCTATCTCAACGCCGTCTGTTCCGAAACCCTGCGGATCTATCCAATCGGAATGCTCACTTTTCCTAGAGTCGTGCGATCGCCCGTTACTCTCTTAGGACAACAGTTAGAACCAGGTACGGTATTAGTAGGTAGCATTTATCTCGCCCATCATCGCCCAGACCTTTACCCCGAACCAAAGCAATTTAAGCCAGAACGCTTCCTAGAACGGCAATTTTCTCCTTACGAGTACTTACCCTTCGGTGGCGGCGTGCGGCGCTGTATTGGTGCAGCTTTTGCTCTGTTTGAGATGAAACTCGTCTTGGCTACCATCTTATCTAACTTAGAACTCTCGCTAGCCAACAACCGCCCCGTACGTCCCATGCGGCGAGGTTTAGTCTCAGCCCCTACTAGAGTAGAAATGGTTATGACTGGACGGAGGAAGAGAGCTGAGGGAGCTGAGGGAGCTGAGGAAGCTGAGGGAGAGAAGAGATCACAGTATACAGGTAAGAATTCATTAACTACTAACTATTAG
- a CDS encoding pentapeptide repeat-containing protein, producing MSEVIPNPIVNTAELLNQYAAGKRDFTSIELSAVDLKAADLKGADLSYAELSGADLSGANLRGVDLSYANLNEANLSGANLRGAILIGTDLRHAKLETADLREADYDPDTTHFPPGFDPIQAGMRSDRSS from the coding sequence ATGTCTGAAGTCATCCCCAACCCAATTGTCAATACAGCCGAACTTTTAAACCAATATGCGGCTGGAAAACGCGACTTTACAAGTATAGAACTAAGCGCAGTTGACCTTAAAGCTGCCGATTTGAAGGGTGCAGACTTAAGTTATGCCGAACTAAGTGGAGCCGACTTAAGCGGCGCTAACTTAAGAGGAGTAGACCTCAGCTATGCTAACCTCAACGAAGCTAATCTCAGCGGAGCCAATTTGCGCGGAGCAATTTTGATTGGTACAGATTTACGTCACGCCAAACTAGAAACAGCAGACTTACGCGAAGCAGATTACGACCCCGATACCACTCACTTTCCCCCAGGATTTGACCCCATACAAGCAGGAATGCGATCGGATCGCTCTAGCTAA
- a CDS encoding Coq4 family protein — MQSLSSQTWKSISHHLRFLKAMKAFFFLLFEPENLDTVDELSHCLIHSRAFELAAEAMKANPEVAAMLKERYIAPAHDLDALLRYPQDSLGYAYASSLKQQGFDRIDPEVQIDADTSYIEYRWQQTHDIWHVVTGFGTSEIAEIGLQAFYLAQFRLPLAGMLIANALVSTTLMHPEELPQLLQAIAQGWKMGMSAKPFIAQKWEEAWEKPVSQWRQELNVQAIAFV; from the coding sequence ATGCAATCCCTCAGTTCTCAAACCTGGAAAAGCATTTCGCATCACCTTCGATTTCTCAAGGCAATGAAAGCCTTCTTCTTCCTACTTTTCGAGCCAGAAAATTTAGATACTGTTGATGAATTAAGCCACTGCTTGATACACAGTCGTGCTTTTGAGTTAGCAGCAGAGGCAATGAAGGCAAATCCAGAAGTAGCAGCAATGTTAAAAGAACGCTACATTGCTCCAGCTCACGATCTTGACGCGCTGTTGCGATATCCTCAAGATTCTCTTGGCTACGCTTACGCTTCTAGTTTGAAACAACAAGGATTCGATCGCATCGATCCCGAAGTACAAATAGATGCCGATACCAGCTACATTGAATATCGTTGGCAGCAGACTCACGATATTTGGCACGTTGTTACAGGTTTTGGTACGTCAGAAATTGCTGAAATTGGTTTGCAAGCATTTTACTTGGCACAATTTCGGTTGCCTTTGGCTGGTATGTTGATTGCTAATGCTTTAGTTAGTACCACGCTGATGCATCCAGAGGAACTACCCCAACTACTCCAAGCCATCGCTCAAGGTTGGAAAATGGGTATGTCTGCAAAACCCTTTATTGCTCAAAAATGGGAAGAGGCTTGGGAAAAACCTGTATCGCAGTGGCGACAGGAATTAAACGTACAGGCGATCGCTTTTGTCTGA
- a CDS encoding TIGR04283 family arsenosugar biosynthesis glycosyltransferase, with product MTRISIIIPTLNEAGCIGRTLRQLSILDPPAWEVLVVDAGSEDGTVAIAQAAGVQVLFCTDRGRAIQMNQGAKAATGEILCFIHADTWVPDDLVEIIEQTLADPGVAGGGFVSLMAGSSKTRWLMSLHNFLKTYYAPLLFRPHLFFQGLRLLFGDQAIFCRRTDFWQCSGFDRTLTIMEEADFCLKLVRQGRIRQVNRIVQSSDRRVARWGFWKATAIYLYIGFLWGFGISPTYLKRLYRDIR from the coding sequence GTGACTCGGATTTCAATTATTATTCCCACGTTGAATGAAGCAGGCTGTATTGGACGTACTCTGCGACAGCTAAGCATACTCGATCCTCCAGCGTGGGAGGTGTTAGTTGTCGATGCTGGTAGTGAAGATGGTACGGTTGCGATCGCTCAAGCTGCGGGAGTGCAAGTTTTATTCTGTACCGATCGAGGGCGTGCAATTCAAATGAACCAGGGGGCAAAAGCTGCCACTGGAGAAATTCTTTGTTTCATCCATGCCGATACTTGGGTTCCAGACGATCTCGTCGAGATAATCGAGCAGACTTTGGCAGATCCTGGAGTTGCAGGTGGGGGTTTTGTTTCCCTCATGGCAGGTTCCTCCAAAACTCGTTGGTTGATGTCTCTGCACAATTTTCTCAAAACTTATTACGCGCCGTTACTATTTCGTCCCCACTTATTTTTTCAGGGTTTGAGGTTACTATTTGGCGATCAGGCGATTTTCTGTCGTCGAACTGATTTTTGGCAATGTAGTGGCTTCGATCGCACTCTGACAATTATGGAAGAAGCCGATTTCTGCTTGAAATTAGTGCGGCAAGGGCGCATCCGGCAAGTCAATCGCATCGTTCAAAGTAGCGATCGCCGTGTTGCCCGTTGGGGATTCTGGAAAGCAACAGCAATATATCTATATATTGGTTTTTTGTGGGGGTTTGGTATTTCCCCCACATATTTAAAGCGACTGTATCGGGATATTCGGTAA
- a CDS encoding DUF1338 domain-containing protein translates to MQTEIALHLWDRLWQQYRARVSYAQVYEQMILQAGGTVANDHIAFRSLRLNIDTPEGTQNLGIEYLASVAETLGYKVAGEYVFPAQNLYARHYQHPEQEQFDLPKLFISELIVEELPEAIASLIYQSVSDASVGLAMPTNPTKPIDIELIIDRLQGVFTRPWSPPKQSVVEAVNRVTQYGAWVLLHGYAVNHFTGYVNRQHALQYPDIETTANGLATLGVPMKAQIEGSLEVGLRQTATHAVKEMVTVIDDVTGKLIQIPWTYAYYEIAERYPVEASGKKVLFDAFLGQNAQHLFEMTRKQS, encoded by the coding sequence ATGCAAACTGAAATTGCCCTTCATCTTTGGGATCGACTCTGGCAACAATACCGTGCTAGAGTCAGCTACGCTCAAGTTTACGAACAAATGATTTTACAAGCAGGTGGTACGGTTGCTAACGACCATATTGCCTTTCGTTCGCTGCGGTTAAATATTGATACACCTGAAGGAACGCAGAATTTAGGCATTGAGTATTTAGCAAGTGTTGCCGAGACTTTAGGATATAAGGTAGCGGGAGAATATGTTTTTCCCGCACAGAATTTATATGCTCGCCACTATCAACACCCAGAGCAGGAACAGTTCGATCTACCCAAACTATTCATCAGTGAATTGATTGTAGAAGAATTACCAGAGGCGATCGCATCTCTCATTTACCAATCTGTCAGCGATGCCTCTGTAGGGTTGGCAATGCCTACTAATCCAACGAAACCAATCGACATAGAGCTGATTATAGATCGACTCCAAGGCGTATTCACCCGTCCTTGGTCGCCTCCCAAACAATCTGTGGTAGAAGCAGTTAATCGAGTTACCCAATATGGAGCTTGGGTATTATTACATGGATATGCAGTCAATCATTTCACTGGCTACGTCAACCGCCAGCACGCTCTACAATATCCAGATATAGAGACTACAGCTAACGGCTTAGCTACTTTGGGAGTGCCGATGAAAGCCCAAATTGAAGGTAGCTTAGAAGTTGGTTTGCGTCAGACTGCAACCCATGCAGTGAAAGAGATGGTGACAGTCATAGATGATGTGACTGGGAAATTGATTCAAATTCCTTGGACTTATGCTTATTACGAAATTGCCGAACGCTACCCAGTAGAAGCATCAGGAAAGAAAGTGTTATTTGATGCTTTTTTGGGACAAAATGCTCAACATTTATTTGAAATGACGAGGAAACAATCTTAA
- a CDS encoding carbon dioxide-concentrating mechanism protein CcmK: MAVPQAVGSIETKGFPAVLAAADAMVKAGRVTLVGYIRVGSARFNVNVRGDVQEVKTAVAAGIEAIENVYGGTLESWVIIPRPHENVEVVLPIGFTDEVQRFRDSVERPIIQR, encoded by the coding sequence ATAGCAGTGCCACAGGCAGTTGGATCGATTGAAACGAAAGGTTTTCCTGCTGTGCTAGCCGCAGCAGATGCGATGGTTAAAGCCGGAAGAGTAACTTTAGTTGGTTATATTCGAGTTGGTAGCGCTCGTTTCAATGTTAACGTGCGGGGTGATGTCCAAGAGGTCAAAACCGCTGTTGCCGCAGGAATTGAGGCAATAGAAAATGTATACGGAGGCACGCTTGAATCTTGGGTGATCATTCCGCGCCCGCACGAAAACGTAGAAGTTGTACTACCCATCGGCTTTACAGATGAAGTCCAGCGCTTCCGCGACTCAGTGGAACGACCGATAATTCAAAGATAG